The Tindallia californiensis genome segment ACCGTAAATGAAGATATCAGATCATTGCGTGAGTTAATTACTTACGGTGTTAAAGGAATCGCCGCTTATGGTGAGCATGCATTAAATATAGGCCAGGAAGATCCGCAACTATACGAATTTATGTATGAAGCATTAGCCGCAACTCTTAATGATCAATTATCGGCTGATGATTTGGTTGGTTTAACAGTGAAAACAGGTGAGCATGGTGTGAAAGTCATGGCACTTCTCGATGAGGCCAACACTTCTAAATATGGCAATCCAGAAGTTACAGAAGTAAACATTGGTGTACGGAATAACCCAGCAATTCTTATTTCTGGTCATGACTTAGTGGACCTTGAAGCATTATTAGAACAAACTCAAAATACAGGTGTCGATGTGTATACTCATGGCGAAATGCTTCCCGGTCATTATTATCCAGCTTTCAAAAAATATGATCATTTCGTCGGGAATTATGGTGGCTCCTGGTGGGAACAAATTACAGAATTCGAAACTTTTAATGGTCCGATTCTTTTTACAACCAATTGTATTGTTCCGCCTAAATCAGAAGAAGTAAAAAATCGGATTTACACCACCGGTGCAGCAGGTTTTCCTGGATGTCAGCATATTACAGCTGATGAACAACGTAAAAAAGATTTCACCAAAATAATTGAACATGCAAAATCCTTAAAAGCTCCACAGGAAATAGAGACAGGAAAAATAACAGGTGGTTTTGCACATCATCAAGTGATGGCATTAGCAGATCAGGTAGTAGATGCGGTTAAATCAGGAAAAATAAAAAAATTCTTTGTCATGGCTGGATGCGACGGTCGAATGAAATCACGTGACTATTATACACGCTTTGCCGAAGAACTGCCTAAAGATACAATCATCCTTACAGCCGGCTGTGCCAAATATCGCTATAATAAGTTGAATTTAGGTGATATTAATGGAATACCAAGAGTACTTGATGCTGGTCAATGTAATGATTCTTATTCACTCGCCGTTATTGCTCTGAAATTAAAAGAAGTGTTCGAATTAGAAGATATTAATGATCTACCCATCGCTTATAATATTGCTTGGTATGAGCAAAAGGCGGTTATTGTTTTACTAGCGCTTCTTTATTTAGGAGTTAAAAATATTCATCTAGGCCCCACTCTTCCTGCATTCCTATCGGAAAATGTTGCCAATGTATTAGTAGATAAGTTCAGTATTGCTGGTATTACATCGGTTGAAAGGGATATGGATCGTTTGCTTGGATAATCTTTTATAAGCCACTCAGAACCTGCCTACAAAAAAGCTTCTCCTTATTATAAGGAGAAGCTTTTTTTCTTTTATTTGGCAGGGGTGGCAGGATTTGAACCCACGGCATACGGTTTTGGAGACCGTCGTTCTACCAGACTGAACTACACCCCTATGTAAAGATACTATCTGTCTAAAAACATTATATATAAAGTTGAATGGTGGGCCTTCAGGGACTCGAACCCCGCACCTGCCGGTTATGAGCCGGATGCTCTAACCATCTGAGCTAAAGGCCCTTACTAATTATGCCCGGTGTATATCAGAAATATACTCACTAGCTATGGCGGAGAAGGCGGGATTCGAACCCGCGCGCCGCATAAGCGACCTAACGGTTTAGCAAACCGTCCTCTTGAGCCTACTTGAGTACTTCTCCTGAGTGAATACCCGGGTTATTGGTAAGTTATGGCGGAGAGGGTGGGATTCGAACCCACGGTCCCTTTCGGAATCACTGGTTTTCAAGACCAGCTCCTTAAACCACTCGGACACCTCTCCTGGTGACCCATCCGCGACTCGAACGCGGGACACCCTGATTAAAAGTCAGGTGCTCTGCCAACTGAGCTAATGGGTCTAATGATGGCTGGGATAGCAGGACTCGAACCTGCGAATGACGGAGTCAAAGTCCGTTGCCTTACCGACTTGGCTATATCCCATTGTTTAATGGCGTGCCCACAGGGATTCGAACCCCGGACCCACGGCTTAGAAGGCCGTTGCTCTGTCCAGCTGAGCTATGGGCACTAATTGGTTGCGGGGACAGGATTTGAACCTGCGACCTCCGGGTTATGAGCCCGACGAGCTGCCAGCTGCTCCACCCCGCGTCATTGGTTTGTCCACTTATTTCTTGCAAAATCCTGGTGCCGAAGACCGGAATCGAACCGGTACGATCTTTAAGGATCGCAGGATTTTAAGTCCTGTGCGTCTGCCAGTTCCGCCACTTCGGCTCGCTTGGCTCCAGAGAGAGGACTCGAACCTCCAAC includes the following:
- the hcp gene encoding hydroxylamine reductase — protein: MSMFCYQCQETSKNKACEVVGVCGKKEDVSNLQDLLMYVVKGISQVVQKKGLNVKNLHTVNQEVFTSIFMTITNANFDKVAFEKQITKMITLRNQLIQDKSADELHDAATFTVSTIEEMNKKASSPEVGILATVNEDIRSLRELITYGVKGIAAYGEHALNIGQEDPQLYEFMYEALAATLNDQLSADDLVGLTVKTGEHGVKVMALLDEANTSKYGNPEVTEVNIGVRNNPAILISGHDLVDLEALLEQTQNTGVDVYTHGEMLPGHYYPAFKKYDHFVGNYGGSWWEQITEFETFNGPILFTTNCIVPPKSEEVKNRIYTTGAAGFPGCQHITADEQRKKDFTKIIEHAKSLKAPQEIETGKITGGFAHHQVMALADQVVDAVKSGKIKKFFVMAGCDGRMKSRDYYTRFAEELPKDTIILTAGCAKYRYNKLNLGDINGIPRVLDAGQCNDSYSLAVIALKLKEVFELEDINDLPIAYNIAWYEQKAVIVLLALLYLGVKNIHLGPTLPAFLSENVANVLVDKFSIAGITSVERDMDRLLG